The sequence below is a genomic window from Fluoribacter dumoffii NY 23.
CCTGCAGAAAATAATCTGAATGAACTTGATGTAATTGAGTTATCCAAATGGGGATGGAATGGAGAAGGGAATTGTCCTTTTACAGGGGCAATGGTAACTTACGGATGTTCGGGTATTGCCCAGCTAGGTTCACAACCGTGGGCACAACCTAATAATCTGGTCCGCTTTTCAATGCCCGAGAAATTCAAAGAAAGCAATACACTTACTTTTTTTATGGATTGGACCAAAGAAGGAGTTAAGTACAAGGTTTTTAATGGTCAGGTAGACCCGCAAACTGCTGCCAATACGGAAGGAGACATATACAACTGGTCGTTACCCAATAAGCAGTTTATTCCATCAGCAGATGATGGATGTATTCGATTCCATCTTAATTTTTATCGTCCAGTGTACTCCCCTGATGCAGCTAATATCACAAAAATTCCTACGATGGGTAAAAATTACATTTATGTGCTGAATTTTAATTACACCCCGGCGCAATGATTTGACGGAAATACTGGCCATGGAACCTCAAACGACTTACTTATTATTCAAGGCGTTTGCGAAATAATATTCTGAAAAAATTGAAGATAAAAGTTCAAATTAATCTAAATAAAGTAAATAAAAAATAAGCTTTTATTAGGAATTTTTCTCCAATTCCGGAGCTCAACATGAACTGCTTTTCTTAATTTCTAAATAAATTTTTAATAGTAAATTTGAAATTTCTTGTTAAAATGCTCCTTTTTTATTGAACATTGATTTAGAAATAAGTGCGCTATTTAATCTTTATTTTATTTTTGTTTCATTCTTTATGTCACGCCAATATTGGCGATCAGATTTTAAAAGAATATCAGTCTAAATTTTATACTTTACCCGTTACTCATCAAGAACATTTTGCCATGAGAATGTATGCCTTGACAGGTAATGAAGAATACATTAATCCCATCATCAATTATCTGTATATTTTAGGCGGCAGGTACAGATATTTATATAAAAATTTACAAAATGAAATAGTGATTGAGATCGAAAATAAAAGACTCTTATCAATTGCTGAGGGAGATACTGAAAAAACTAAAAAGAGAATAAAGGAAAGTTTAAAATATCCCAAAATCGCCTACTATCTTAGTTTGCTGATTATGACCAATAAAATATATTTTTACCATATGGAAGAAACCCCACTATTTCCCGATACCATCAAAGTCATTAATTTTTTAAAAACTAAAAAAAATTATTTTAAAAAATACATCCTTGATAAAGAAAATATCAAAATTTATGGGGCTCAACTCATTAATTATGTTTACTATTTATACGATTTTGGGATCATTGATTTAAGAGCCTCATACATGCAAAATTTTAGGGAAGTTTTTGCTGACCATCAGGATTCCCAATTAAATGATATGGATTATTCAGCAAAAATTTATGGGATGACACACTTCATTTTAAGTGAAAGCAGGTATTATCAAAAACCGTTTGACCCAAATCAATTTAATTGGATAAATACATACTTAAAAACCCATATTGACGAAATAATTTCTCGCACGGAGTACGATGTAGTTGCTGAGGTGGGTGTATGCCTTATGCTGATTCAGGACAATGATTTTAAAATTATTAACAAAATCAAATCTTATTTAGAAACAATTTACAATAAAAACTATCATATGCTCCCAAATAAGGAAAATTCATTTGATCTCGTTAAAGGAGAGCATCGGAATATTTTAACAATCATGCTTTTTAACTGGCCCAATAAATTAACTCCGGTTCCGAGATCATTGTTTCAGACCATGTTGGAAAAGAATTTTGTTCTCAGTGAATATGACTCAAAGATAACCTACGGACTTCGGGTACCCTATTAAGTGTTTAAAAGCGTTGGAAAAATGGCGGCGATCATGCCGCCATTTATCAATTGGGGTAATTGGGATTACCAGTCACTCCTCCAGGACAAAAAGTAATCTGGTAACTTGTTTGTTTGCCTGAAACATTGCATGTAAAAGAAGTTGATGCATCGTCATGATTATAAGAATATGCAGTTGGGCAGGCCTTTTTAAGCCAGTTAATACGCGGATAAACTGCAGCTTCCCAATCCGCATTGTCTGCCAGGCATTGGGACACTTGGGCGGTAATACCAGGGCTCCAGTTATGGCACCCACAAACAAGGTATGTAAAGGAATATCCTGATTGCAGTGCTCCTGTAGAAGTTGGAGAGCATCCCCACATGTCCGTATATGTTGCTGCCAAACCCGTTACTGAACTGTTCCCATAACCAGGTGAAGGTTGTGGCGGTAAAGTGGTACCTAAACCGAAACCGGTATAAAGATTTATTGTTCCCCACTGGCCTGGTGATGAATATCCAGTATAGGTGAGGACATTAGTATAGCCGAGGAAAGGAGCGCATAAACGGTTCCACTTTCCTGTTCCTGAGTCAAAACCCATGCCGCAATATTCGTGAGCGGCGCAACTTGATGAATTGGTGCAACCTGTTGCCGCTCCGCCTTCAACTGCGGTGTAATTGGGAGGGATATCTACCCCTCCTGTATTTGGGGGTGAAAATGACCAGGGACAAGCTCCTAAACCTGTAGCTTTAGGTTGAATTAAGGCGCCTGCAGATTGTCCACAATTAAATGGATAAGGAGCATTGTTTGGAGGAGGGGGGCCTGTGACAACTGGAGCCAGGGAGCGTACCTCAGCCGGGACATTAAATCCATTGACCATGGATACATCATAAACACCGTCGGTGCCGATTGCGCTGGCAGGTTGCATGAATAATTCCATTTTGGTCAAAGGTGGGAAATTCATTGGTTGAGTGTTTTGTGCACATCTCATAGGATCAGAAGCACTAAATGCAGGACAAGTTCCTGTTGCACAAATCCCGGTTGTGACATCACATCCTGTCCTCACATAGAGTGCGCCATTCACGTATTCCCTAACTGATAAATTAATTACCGAAGGCGCTGAGTTGGAAATCTGTTGATTCAGCTGATAACTTCCTCCTGGTGGTGTGGGATCTGGGGAAGTGCTTGAGGAAGGACCTCCATTTTCAAACTCATACCAAACCGGGAAGGGGCACTGATTTACGAAGGTTACGTTGTGCACTGTGGTTTGATTGGGAATGGACAAAACAGCTTCACTCGTTGTTGCAGTTTCTGTAACGCCACTATAAGAAACTGATGCCGAGACATCGAGTTTGGCAGTTGTGGTGGTGGGAACAACAGATACATAAATAAAACAACTGTTATTGGATGCGGAGGTACCCAGAGTCGCTCCGTTACATGTATTTTTCCCTTGGGTAAGCGTTGCGCTTCCACCTGTGTAAGTTACCGTGACATTACTTAAGGTTTCAGGTTGGGGGCAGTGGTTGGTAAAAACATATTTTACTACGTTATCCGAGTATTGATATGTTTGTGTAGGTAATGGCAGTACTGCGGAACTTGTTATTTGGTGACAACCTGAACCACTCCGAACAACTGTTGAGGTAGACAATGGAACAGAAACACTGGAACTTCCTTTGAGATAGGTGTATTTCACATTTAAGGTGGCCTGCCCAATAGCTACGGGGGTGAAAGTGCCCGTAATGGTGCATTGGCCGCCGCTTCCATTAATGGGTTGATTGGAGCATGTGTTTGCGGTGGACGTAAAACCATTGACAGTCACTGATGTTGCAGTAATTGGGACAGGCCCCTCATTAATGTAGGTAAATGAAACTTTGTAGGAAGAATTAGTATAGGTAACCGCAGGCAATGGTTCTGATACAAAACCTATGATGGGGCCTTTATTTACTGTTCCTGAAGCTGTGGTAGCAAGTTTTGGCAGGGGAACAACGTTATTATGGTAATTCATTGTAAGTTGCAATGAGGCAGCACCCGATTTGTTCGGTTTAAACTGCACAGCCACAGTACAGCTGCTTTTAGGTTTGCCTCTCGGGGCAAGTGGAATGGAAGGATTGCATCCGTTTGAAACAGTAAATTGGCTTCCTGTATATTCCGTAGTAATTTTCAAGGGTACAGGATGCTTTAAATTATTAGTAAAGGTATAGACTACGGGGTAAGTGTTGCCTACCGTTGTTTGTGCCGGTATGCCGCTGGATGGGCTTAATGTCCATCCAACGGGGTCAATTCCTGCTATTGCCTGAAAGGAGGAGTATAAGCCTGTAATTATAGAAACTATTAAAGTTATTTTTTTCATTCCATCTCCAAAGGGTACTTTAATATCTGGTTTACCGTTTTAATTAAATTACTTGGAACCCGTAAAATGCCTTTCTTGGGAATTATCAAATTGATAGGAAACGCCAATTAATCCCATATTTGTTTTAAAAGTTCCGAAATGAAGTTGGGTATCACCCCAGTTTGGTCCTTCTCCAAAACCAGAGGATACCTTGCCAAAGGATTGATAGCTGTAACCTGCGGAAATAAGGAAATTTCGGGATAACAGAAAATCAAGCCCTGCACCCAGGTTATAGGTGAACTGATAATTGGTTTTAGAGGCATAGTTGGGACTATATCTGGGGGTGATATCGGGGAGAGCTGTTTCATTATAGGGCTGGCTGCGATTTATCGATAGACCAACCCCGAGATCAACATAAGGCATCAAAGGCCCCATGCGTACCAAATCAAGTTTTGAATACAATGAAATAACGTCCGCTTCGATACCCCACTGATAAGAATAATCCGTAAACTCCGGATCTGAATATTGAGTCACCAAGCCCTGGATGTTTTTTGAAAAAACATGCTCATAACGCAAAGCTACTGCAAACGACGGAATCCATTGTTGACTACGATTCCATCTGTGTCCTGCCTGTACATCGAGCATAATTGGCTGATGTCGCTCTAAGGAATAGTGATCAAGATTTTCCGGAAAGGGAAAATCTGAACCATTGGGAACAGTCATTGCATCGTTATTCATGATGGTTTGCATAAAACCAACATCTATTCCCAAATACCAATGATGGGAAGAGGCGAGCGAACTCGAAGAGCCTAAAGCAGAGGCAGCAGTAGAGGTATTAAGTGACTGCATCGACTTATTCTTGGATTTCTTTAAATGCGTGGTGCCTTTAGGAGAGGAACTTGTTTGCAGCCTCTTGATAGGATGAGTTATGGTGGATAATGATTTGCAAATGGAGTGTACTTCA
It includes:
- a CDS encoding DUF3541 domain-containing protein; its protein translation is MRYLIFILFLFHSLCHANIGDQILKEYQSKFYTLPVTHQEHFAMRMYALTGNEEYINPIINYLYILGGRYRYLYKNLQNEIVIEIENKRLLSIAEGDTEKTKKRIKESLKYPKIAYYLSLLIMTNKIYFYHMEETPLFPDTIKVINFLKTKKNYFKKYILDKENIKIYGAQLINYVYYLYDFGIIDLRASYMQNFREVFADHQDSQLNDMDYSAKIYGMTHFILSESRYYQKPFDPNQFNWINTYLKTHIDEIISRTEYDVVAEVGVCLMLIQDNDFKIINKIKSYLETIYNKNYHMLPNKENSFDLVKGEHRNILTIMLFNWPNKLTPVPRSLFQTMLEKNFVLSEYDSKITYGLRVPY
- a CDS encoding thaumatin family protein, with amino-acid sequence MKKITLIVSIITGLYSSFQAIAGIDPVGWTLSPSSGIPAQTTVGNTYPVVYTFTNNLKHPVPLKITTEYTGSQFTVSNGCNPSIPLAPRGKPKSSCTVAVQFKPNKSGAASLQLTMNYHNNVVPLPKLATTASGTVNKGPIIGFVSEPLPAVTYTNSSYKVSFTYINEGPVPITATSVTVNGFTSTANTCSNQPINGSGGQCTITGTFTPVAIGQATLNVKYTYLKGSSSVSVPLSTSTVVRSGSGCHQITSSAVLPLPTQTYQYSDNVVKYVFTNHCPQPETLSNVTVTYTGGSATLTQGKNTCNGATLGTSASNNSCFIYVSVVPTTTTAKLDVSASVSYSGVTETATTSEAVLSIPNQTTVHNVTFVNQCPFPVWYEFENGGPSSSTSPDPTPPGGSYQLNQQISNSAPSVINLSVREYVNGALYVRTGCDVTTGICATGTCPAFSASDPMRCAQNTQPMNFPPLTKMELFMQPASAIGTDGVYDVSMVNGFNVPAEVRSLAPVVTGPPPPNNAPYPFNCGQSAGALIQPKATGLGACPWSFSPPNTGGVDIPPNYTAVEGGAATGCTNSSSCAAHEYCGMGFDSGTGKWNRLCAPFLGYTNVLTYTGYSSPGQWGTINLYTGFGLGTTLPPQPSPGYGNSSVTGLAATYTDMWGCSPTSTGALQSGYSFTYLVCGCHNWSPGITAQVSQCLADNADWEAAVYPRINWLKKACPTAYSYNHDDASTSFTCNVSGKQTSYQITFCPGGVTGNPNYPN
- a CDS encoding SPOR domain-containing protein: MNFKWSTFLVASALVAVPLSGNANIIYGLEHCSHFNTSQSGPFFVQLGSFRSEHLAKQLTKKLAQYPVRTLASKGYYTVRIGPFYSLTEVHSICKSLSTITHPIKRLQTSSSPKGTTHLKKSKNKSMQSLNTSTAASALGSSSSLASSHHWYLGIDVGFMQTIMNNDAMTVPNGSDFPFPENLDHYSLERHQPIMLDVQAGHRWNRSQQWIPSFAVALRYEHVFSKNIQGLVTQYSDPEFTDYSYQWGIEADVISLYSKLDLVRMGPLMPYVDLGVGLSINRSQPYNETALPDITPRYSPNYASKTNYQFTYNLGAGLDFLLSRNFLISAGYSYQSFGKVSSGFGEGPNWGDTQLHFGTFKTNMGLIGVSYQFDNSQERHFTGSK